In Neorhodopirellula lusitana, a single window of DNA contains:
- a CDS encoding response regulator transcription factor, whose translation MPSDLLDIVVVEDDPSMRRAMERMLRVGGFRPIMFGSAEASIEADVLLTADCLILDIQLPGMSGLDLFEYSLPDGDSPPTIFITSFDNSAFRDRARRLGASSYHQKPFLGRVLLDAVKQALQAHQENSRVDE comes from the coding sequence ATGCCGAGCGACCTACTCGATATCGTCGTTGTTGAAGACGATCCCAGTATGCGTCGAGCAATGGAACGAATGCTGCGAGTAGGCGGTTTCAGGCCAATCATGTTCGGTTCGGCAGAAGCCTCTATTGAAGCGGACGTTTTGTTAACTGCAGACTGCTTGATTCTCGACATTCAATTGCCAGGTATGTCGGGACTTGACCTGTTTGAATACTCGCTGCCCGATGGAGATTCGCCGCCGACCATCTTCATTACATCATTTGACAACTCCGCATTTCGCGACAGGGCCAGAAGGCTCGGTGCGAGCAGCTATCATCAAAAACCATTCCTTGGACGAGTTCTACTTGATGCTGTCAAGCAAGCCTTGCAGGCTCATCAAGAAAATTCCAGGGTCGATGAATAA